The sequence TTTCCTCCAAGTATCCGTGCAGCTGCTGCCAGGTTGCTGCTTAGCTGCTCTTCGAGTTGGATGGTGAGCTAGCTATGTTGCTTGTGATATTTGTTTTTATTGGATACATAAGCATGTGCTTACATTCTGTTTTATGTGAATGACATTGTATTTCCAGTATCCTCATGTTTTCGATGATGCTGTGCTGGACAATATTAAAATCTGGGTGAATGAGGATACTCCAGTTTATGATGATGATTCCATTTGGAAGCACGAATTGGGAGAGGATAAGCCAACAGATTCTGAAATGTTGAGGACTTATGCTACTGGACTTCTGGCTTTATCATTACCTAGGTAATCCATTCTCATTCTTGCAAgttcttgattcttttcttttcctattgCATGTTATTTTAAAAGATCGACGATGATTTCAGCAGCAGCCAAGTGGTAGAAGATATGTTGACATCAGGTTTGTCAGCAAAGCTCATGCGTTATTTGCGCACACAAATGTTTGGCGACTCCAGCTCTGGTCAGAGAGATGTTACTTCTCTTGTTGAGGCCAAGCATGCTTCAGCTTCTAGTTCCACCAAAGATAGAGAAGAAACAAGAGGTAGATCATGTCAGGTTTCTGGTGTTGCTCATTTGGAAAGTTCTAGGATTGGAGATCAAAGGTTATCAGGTGACCCAACTGCTGATAAAGGTTCTGTTAAGAATGATGGAACCGGACAAGTTTGTGGAGATGATACCTGGGGAGATGGAGGTGATTCTTTGAAATCTGAACTAACTGACTCTTCATCAGTTTTAGTTGGCCCAAACCAGATGGCAGCAGAATATCCTGATCTTATTGGTGATCGATGGCAGAATAAGAATTTGCTAGATGGAAAGTCAAAATATGGCGAAAGAGATATTGCTGGCAAATCAGGCCAAGATGATGATTTAGATGACAGCAAGGGAGTGGATCTATTAAAGCAAGGGTTAAACCATGGATTTCCAAGGAGTACAGCGAAAGGAAACATTAGCGGAGGTACCTCGGAGAATCTTAGGGCTGCATCTCAATCTTCTGGATTATACATAGGAGGAAGTGGTCAACTTTTCGGTGAAAGAAACTTAGCTAAACATGAAGACATTGAAAAAGTACTTGATACAGACAATAAATTGAGCATTTTTTATTGTGATGGTCTCGTTATTGGAAAGGATAATGATGAACGTTTATTGGATTGCAATATTGGTAAAAAGGACATATCTGAAATGGTGAAGAAAGCAATAAGAGCAGCTGAAGCTGAAGCCAGAACAGCTAATGCACCTGAAGAGGCAATAAAAGCAGCAGGCGATGCTGCAGCTGAACTTGTCAAGACTGCTGCTACTGAGGTAAGtaaaactcattccactttgtttttttcttttctttatgtttGATGGTACCAGAATGCTGAAATTTTAGTTGCTACTTTAGGCTTGGAAAAGCAAGAATGATGAAGAAGCTGTGGTTTCGGCTGCATCTGAAGCTGCATCTACTGTTGTAGATGCTGCTATAGCAACTGAGATCTCACGGTATACCACTCCTCTCCACattcaataaaaaggaaaaaatggaACCTTTTTTTTTCTGTATGCTAATGTGGGATTTTCTCAATTTTAGGAATGCCAACCAACTAAGCAAGGATATTATCGAATTAAAGACATTGGAAGACAAAGGTAATGAAGAGATAGAAATCTTTGTCATATTGGAAAATGAGACTCTTGCAAGGCTGAGAGTGAAATACAGTATTCGATGTCTTGGGATTTTGGGGGAATATGTTGAAGCACTGGGACCCATTCTACATGAAAAGGGTGTTGATGTCTGTCTTGCATTCTTGCAATGCAGTTTCAAAGATGATGAGACTCCTGATCAATTGGCATTGCTAGCTGAAGTTCTCAACCTGATATGTGCCTTGGCTGCGCATCGGAAATTTTCTGCCTTGTTTGTTGATCGTGGTGGAATACAGAAGCTTCTTTCTGTCCGTAGAGTCTTGCATACCTTTTTTGGTCTTTCATCATGCTTGTTTACCATTGGTTCCCTTCAGGTGATAATATGGCATATTGGCATGTTcaactagcaatttttggttCTTGTATTTATTATTAAATGATTTTTTAAGTTTAGAATCGAATGATTAAATACTACTTTATGCATATTCTGATCCATGTTCTCAGGCTATCATGGAACGGGTTTGTGCTCTGCCATCCAATGTGGTGCAACAGATAGTTGAGTTAGCACTTCAGCTTCTGGAGTGCCCTCAAGATCAAGCTAGAAAAAATGCAGCTATCTTTTTTGCTGCTGCATTTGTATTTAGAGCAATTCTGGACTCTTTTGACGTACAAGAAGGCCtgcataaaatgttaaatattctGCATGGTGCTGCATCTGTTAGATCAGGTGGAAATTCTGGCACAGTGGGTATACCTAATGTACCTGCTAGAAATGATCGATCATCTGCTGAAGTACTGACTGCATCAGAAAAGCAAATTGCCTATCACACCTGTGTTGCTTTGCGACAGTATTTTAGGGCCCACCTTATTGTGGTTGTTGATTCTCTTCGTCCAAATAAAAGTAGTCGTGGAATAGCCCGAAGTACCTCAAGTGCAAGGGCTTCCTATAAGCCACTTGATATCAGCAATGAAGCTATGGATTCAGTGTTTATTCAAATACAGCGTGACAGAAAGCTTGGGCCCGCTTTTGTTAGAGCCCGTTGGCCATTAGTGGATAAATTCTTAGCCTCTAATGGCCACATAACAATGTTGGAGCTGTGTCAGGTATTAGAACTACTCCGTCTTTGCTTGTATTGTTGCCAGCATGAAATAATCCCAGTTTATATGGATCAAAACTTGATGTTCTGTGTGTTTCTTCAGGCACCACCTGTTGAACGCTATCTTCATGATTTGGCCCAGTATGCATTAGGGGTTCTCCATATTGCCACTTTTGTAAAAGATAGccgtaaattaattataaatgctACTTTGAGCAACAACCGAGTGGGTATGGCAGTTATTCTTGACGCAGCTAATGGTGCTGGTTATGTTGATCCTGAGGTAAAATTTGCTTCACTAGAGATTTGAATGCCTTGTGGTTTTCATAATATGGTGCTTGTTTGTTTTGAAATAAGTTCTACTTCATATGTGCATTCTCCCTCTTATGTGTTTTGTCTTTCAGGTGATTCATCCAGCATTGAACGTGTTAGTAAATCTTGTATGTCCACCTCCTTCAATCAGCATCAAACCCTCTGTGTCTGCACAAGGTCAGCAGCCTGTTTCACTTCAAACATTGAATGGTCCTTCAGAGAATAGAGAGAGGCATTCTGAACGAAATAACTCAGATAGTGGTGTTACATTTACCATCCAGAATGAGCCTCGAGAGCGAATTATGGAACCTAACCTGGTGGATAGGGGTCATGCAGCAGTTCCAGGCTGTAGCTCAAGTACACCTGCACCTGCTATATCAGCAGGAGTTGTTGGAGATCGAAGAATATCTTTAGGATCTGGATCTGGCTGTGCTGGCCTTGCTGCTCAGTTGGAACAAGGATATCGTCAGGCGAGAGAGGCTGTTCGAGCAAACAATGGCATAAaggttcttttgcatcttctgaaCCCCCGGATGATCACGCCTCCTGCTGCTCTTGATTGCATCAGAGCTTTAGCATGTCGTGTCCTGCTCGGTCTAGCTAGAGATGAGGCAATTGCACACATACTAACAAGACTGCAGGTGTGTCCATGTGGCTAATCTTTGAGTTTTATTCACTAGTTGTTAGAATAGAAATGCAGTTCCTTGACATATCTATTATCTGATTATGTTCTCCCTCTGGAGCTCTTTTTCCTTTTGTGTTTTATGGTGAAGTACAGGATGCGTGTATTTGAATTATCTGTTTGATGCATTCTCAAACTTCAGTTTTACATTTCAGGTTGGTAAGAAGCTCTCAGAACTCATCCGAGATTTGAGCAGCCAAGCATCTGGAACTGAGCAAGCAAGGTGGCAGTCTGAGTTGGTCCAGGTTTCCATTGAGTTGATTGCTGTAAGTTACAGATGACAAACCTTTTAGTTAAATTTGGACAGCTACTTCTTATTTTGTGAACACCATTTACTATGGCGATGAAACTGAGTTAGCTTACAACCCTCTAAATAATTGTATGAGCCGTGGGTTATCTTAATCTGTCCTTTTCCAATTTTCTGAGTGTTATTATTGTCTTGCATAGTTTTGTTATGTTATAATGATTTCGATTTGCTTTTCTTTGGATACTATATAGATTGTAACAAATTCAGGGCGTGCAAGCACTTTGGCTGCCACTGATGCTGCTGCTCCTACACTCAGACGCATTGAGAGAGCAGCAATAGCTGCAGCAACTCCTATAACTTACCACTCCAGGTTTTGACTTCTTTTAGGCATGCAAAGTTTATTTGAAGATTTCATGAGTAATGCCTTTATTCTCATATAGCTTCAACTTACATGATGTGCAGGGAGCTATTACTTCTGATACATGAACATCTAGTAGCATCTGGATTAAAAGCTACTGCTACCCTGCTACAGAAGGAGGCTAAGTTGACACTTATGCCATCATTAGGAGCACCAACACCACCTTTACACCAAACAAATGTGCAAGAAGTATCATCTGTGCAACTCCAGTGGCCATCTGGCCGTGCATCTTGTGGATTTCTCTCTGATTTTATAAAGACAGTTTCTCAAGAGGCTGGTCGAAAGTCTGATTTAGCTTTGAGTTCTTTTAAAAGGAAACAATTAGCATTCTCTCCCAATTTCTGCCATGGTAAAGGCCAGCTTTCATCACATGCATCATCCACCCTTAGAGCGTTTAGTGTTACAAAATCTGCTGCACTATGTGGTGGAACAGAAACTCCATCGGTCTCTGTTTTCAAGTCTACTGCAGATACAGAAGTAGCATTTAAAACACCAATTTGTTTACCAATGAAAAGGAAGTTTTTGGAATTGAAGGAACCCTCTTCTGCATCACCAGCTAAGCACCTTTCAACAGCAGACTTCTCTTTCCAGTCTCCAATATGTCAGACGCCATATTTTGGTCGGAGGAATTTTGTGACAACAGATGCAGAAGGGTTGCTGCCCATTGTAAATCACAGTCCAAGAAGTGCATTGAGTAAAACATCATGCAGCAACATTTCTATAGATAATTCAGATGATATTCAATGTCAAGTCACTCCCGGAGCACCAACAACACCTGTAGCTCAGCTTGGCCTGCCTGGTAACTCACAGTATGAAAAAACTGAACGGATGACTCTTGACTCATTGGTTGTACAATATTTAAAGCACCAACATCGGCAGTGCCCAGCACCTATTACCACTTTGCCGCCACTTTCTCTCTTGCAACCACATGTCTGTCCAGAACCTAGCCGTAGTCTTAATGCACCTGCAAATATAACTGCACGGGTTAGTAGCCGAGAGTTCAGGAAAAAATATGGTGGGATTCATGCTCATCGTAGAGATCGCCAATTTATATACAGTAGATATAGGCCCTGTCGCACTTGCCGTGCTGATGCTGCCCTTTTGACATGTATTACTTTTCTCGGGGAATCTTCACGTATTGCAACGGGAAGTCATTCTGGTGAGCTGAAAATATTTGATTCTAACAGTGGGAATTTGTTGGAGAGTCAGACTTGCCACCAGACTTGTGTTACACTAGTTCAATCAGCCCTATCTGGTGGAACTCAGTTGGTTCTTTCTTCAGCGTTATATGATGTAAAACTGTGGGAAGCTTCAT comes from Musa acuminata AAA Group cultivar baxijiao chromosome BXJ3-3, Cavendish_Baxijiao_AAA, whole genome shotgun sequence and encodes:
- the LOC103979115 gene encoding DDB1- and CUL4-associated factor homolog 1 isoform X3, with protein sequence MKDFLKTSRIRYLQETANSPFNNVRTSHNIGKLGNLVRDNDEFYELTSSKFLTESRFPPSIRAAAARLLLSCSSSWMYPHVFDDAVLDNIKIWVNEDTPVYDDDSIWKHELGEDKPTDSEMLRTYATGLLALSLPSSSQVVEDMLTSGLSAKLMRYLRTQMFGDSSSGQRDVTSLVEAKHASASSSTKDREETRGRSCQVSGVAHLESSRIGDQRLSGDPTADKGSVKNDGTGQVCGDDTWGDGGDSLKSELTDSSSVLVGPNQMAAEYPDLIGDRWQNKNLLDGKSKYGERDIAGKSGQDDDLDDSKGVDLLKQGLNHGFPRSTAKGNISGGTSENLRAASQSSGLYIGGSGQLFGERNLAKHEDIEKVLDTDNKLSIFYCDGLVIGKDNDERLLDCNIGKKDISEMVKKAIRAAEAEARTANAPEEAIKAAGDAAAELVKTAATEAWKSKNDEEAVVSAASEAASTVVDAAIATEISRNANQLSKDIIELKTLEDKGNEEIEIFVILENETLARLRVKYSIRCLGILGEYVEALGPILHEKGVDVCLAFLQCSFKDDETPDQLALLAEVLNLICALAAHRKFSALFVDRGGIQKLLSVRRVLHTFFGLSSCLFTIGSLQAIMERVCALPSNVVQQIVELALQLLECPQDQARKNAAIFFAAAFVFRAILDSFDVQEGLHKMLNILHGAASVRSGGNSGTVGIPNVPARNDRSSAEVLTASEKQIAYHTCVALRQYFRAHLIVVVDSLRPNKSSRGIARSTSSARASYKPLDISNEAMDSVFIQIQRDRKLGPAFVRARWPLVDKFLASNGHITMLELCQAPPVERYLHDLAQYALGVLHIATFVKDSRKLIINATLSNNRVGMAVILDAANGAGYVDPEVIHPALNVLVNLVCPPPSISIKPSVSAQGQQPVSLQTLNGPSENRERHSERNNSDSGVTFTIQNEPRERIMEPNLVDRGHAAVPGCSSSTPAPAISAGVVGDRRISLGSGSGCAGLAAQLEQGYRQAREAVRANNGIKVLLHLLNPRMITPPAALDCIRALACRVLLGLARDEAIAHILTRLQVGKKLSELIRDLSSQASGTEQARWQSELVQVSIELIAIVTNSGRASTLAATDAAAPTLRRIERAAIAAATPITYHSRELLLLIHEHLVASGLKATATLLQKEAKLTLMPSLGAPTPPLHQTNVQEVSSVQLQWPSGRASCGFLSDFIKTVSQEAGRKSDLALSSFKRKQLAFSPNFCHGKGQLSSHASSTLRAFSVTKSAALCGGTETPSVSVFKSTADTEVAFKTPICLPMKRKFLELKEPSSASPAKHLSTADFSFQSPICQTPYFGRRNFVTTDAEGLLPIVNHSPRSALSKTSCSNISIDNSDDIQCQVTPGAPTTPVAQLGLPGNSQYEKTERMTLDSLVVQYLKHQHRQCPAPITTLPPLSLLQPHVCPEPSRSLNAPANITARVSSREFRKKYGGIHAHRRDRQFIYSRYRPCRTCRADAALLTCITFLGESSRIATGSHSGELKIFDSNSGNLLESQTCHQTCVTLVQSALSGGTQLVLSSALYDVKLWEASSISGGPLHSFEGCKAARFSHSGTSFAALSSDTSRREVLLYDVQTYNVELRLPDSSSNHSGMFRGHAQSLIHFSPVDTMMLWNGILWDRRSSNAIHQFDQFTDYGGGGFHPAGNEVIINSEVWDLRKFKLLRTVPSLDQTVITFNGGGDAIYAILRRNLEEITSAINTRRVRHPLFPAFRTIDAANYSDIGTVQVDRCILDFATDPTDTFVGVIAMDDHEEMFSSARLYEVGRKRATDDDSDPDDGGDTDEDDDENESEADMDSIFDADLAGDGDTDSDDMSNEDDEDIDSVDELDDGDLNEDELDFEGGQGLLEIMAEGDEDVEDSEVMESFSSGEEEDFAGHGFAL
- the LOC103979115 gene encoding DDB1- and CUL4-associated factor homolog 1 isoform X1, which gives rise to MQPERAREAAAGPSGEEAKAEGEEHEAILARAQRLISKIVETQANPNPRHLHALATILEAQESRYLQETANSPFNNVRTSHNIGKLGNLVRDNDEFYELTSSKFLTESRFPPSIRAAAARLLLSCSSSWMYPHVFDDAVLDNIKIWVNEDTPVYDDDSIWKHELGEDKPTDSEMLRTYATGLLALSLPSSSQVVEDMLTSGLSAKLMRYLRTQMFGDSSSGQRDVTSLVEAKHASASSSTKDREETRGRSCQVSGVAHLESSRIGDQRLSGDPTADKGSVKNDGTGQVCGDDTWGDGGDSLKSELTDSSSVLVGPNQMAAEYPDLIGDRWQNKNLLDGKSKYGERDIAGKSGQDDDLDDSKGVDLLKQGLNHGFPRSTAKGNISGGTSENLRAASQSSGLYIGGSGQLFGERNLAKHEDIEKVLDTDNKLSIFYCDGLVIGKDNDERLLDCNIGKKDISEMVKKAIRAAEAEARTANAPEEAIKAAGDAAAELVKTAATEAWKSKNDEEAVVSAASEAASTVVDAAIATEISRNANQLSKDIIELKTLEDKGNEEIEIFVILENETLARLRVKYSIRCLGILGEYVEALGPILHEKGVDVCLAFLQCSFKDDETPDQLALLAEVLNLICALAAHRKFSALFVDRGGIQKLLSVRRVLHTFFGLSSCLFTIGSLQAIMERVCALPSNVVQQIVELALQLLECPQDQARKNAAIFFAAAFVFRAILDSFDVQEGLHKMLNILHGAASVRSGGNSGTVGIPNVPARNDRSSAEVLTASEKQIAYHTCVALRQYFRAHLIVVVDSLRPNKSSRGIARSTSSARASYKPLDISNEAMDSVFIQIQRDRKLGPAFVRARWPLVDKFLASNGHITMLELCQAPPVERYLHDLAQYALGVLHIATFVKDSRKLIINATLSNNRVGMAVILDAANGAGYVDPEVIHPALNVLVNLVCPPPSISIKPSVSAQGQQPVSLQTLNGPSENRERHSERNNSDSGVTFTIQNEPRERIMEPNLVDRGHAAVPGCSSSTPAPAISAGVVGDRRISLGSGSGCAGLAAQLEQGYRQAREAVRANNGIKVLLHLLNPRMITPPAALDCIRALACRVLLGLARDEAIAHILTRLQVGKKLSELIRDLSSQASGTEQARWQSELVQVSIELIAIVTNSGRASTLAATDAAAPTLRRIERAAIAAATPITYHSRELLLLIHEHLVASGLKATATLLQKEAKLTLMPSLGAPTPPLHQTNVQEVSSVQLQWPSGRASCGFLSDFIKTVSQEAGRKSDLALSSFKRKQLAFSPNFCHGKGQLSSHASSTLRAFSVTKSAALCGGTETPSVSVFKSTADTEVAFKTPICLPMKRKFLELKEPSSASPAKHLSTADFSFQSPICQTPYFGRRNFVTTDAEGLLPIVNHSPRSALSKTSCSNISIDNSDDIQCQVTPGAPTTPVAQLGLPGNSQYEKTERMTLDSLVVQYLKHQHRQCPAPITTLPPLSLLQPHVCPEPSRSLNAPANITARVSSREFRKKYGGIHAHRRDRQFIYSRYRPCRTCRADAALLTCITFLGESSRIATGSHSGELKIFDSNSGNLLESQTCHQTCVTLVQSALSGGTQLVLSSALYDVKLWEASSISGGPLHSFEGCKAARFSHSGTSFAALSSDTSRREVLLYDVQTYNVELRLPDSSSNHSGMFRGHAQSLIHFSPVDTMMLWNGILWDRRSSNAIHQFDQFTDYGGGGFHPAGNEVIINSEVWDLRKFKLLRTVPSLDQTVITFNGGGDAIYAILRRNLEEITSAINTRRVRHPLFPAFRTIDAANYSDIGTVQVDRCILDFATDPTDTFVGVIAMDDHEEMFSSARLYEVGRKRATDDDSDPDDGGDTDEDDDENESEADMDSIFDADLAGDGDTDSDDMSNEDDEDIDSVDELDDGDLNEDELDFEGGQGLLEIMAEGDEDVEDSEVMESFSSGEEEDFAGHGFAL
- the LOC103979115 gene encoding DDB1- and CUL4-associated factor homolog 1 isoform X2, producing MQPERAREAAAGPSGEEAKAEGEEHEAILARAQRLISKIVETQANPNPRHLHALATILEAQESRYLQETANSPFNNVRTSHNIGKLGNLVRDNDEFYELTSSKFLTESRFPPSIRAAAARLLLSCSSSWMYPHVFDDAVLDNIKIWVNEDTPVYDDDSIWKHELGEDKPTDSEMLRTYATGLLALSLPSSQVVEDMLTSGLSAKLMRYLRTQMFGDSSSGQRDVTSLVEAKHASASSSTKDREETRGRSCQVSGVAHLESSRIGDQRLSGDPTADKGSVKNDGTGQVCGDDTWGDGGDSLKSELTDSSSVLVGPNQMAAEYPDLIGDRWQNKNLLDGKSKYGERDIAGKSGQDDDLDDSKGVDLLKQGLNHGFPRSTAKGNISGGTSENLRAASQSSGLYIGGSGQLFGERNLAKHEDIEKVLDTDNKLSIFYCDGLVIGKDNDERLLDCNIGKKDISEMVKKAIRAAEAEARTANAPEEAIKAAGDAAAELVKTAATEAWKSKNDEEAVVSAASEAASTVVDAAIATEISRNANQLSKDIIELKTLEDKGNEEIEIFVILENETLARLRVKYSIRCLGILGEYVEALGPILHEKGVDVCLAFLQCSFKDDETPDQLALLAEVLNLICALAAHRKFSALFVDRGGIQKLLSVRRVLHTFFGLSSCLFTIGSLQAIMERVCALPSNVVQQIVELALQLLECPQDQARKNAAIFFAAAFVFRAILDSFDVQEGLHKMLNILHGAASVRSGGNSGTVGIPNVPARNDRSSAEVLTASEKQIAYHTCVALRQYFRAHLIVVVDSLRPNKSSRGIARSTSSARASYKPLDISNEAMDSVFIQIQRDRKLGPAFVRARWPLVDKFLASNGHITMLELCQAPPVERYLHDLAQYALGVLHIATFVKDSRKLIINATLSNNRVGMAVILDAANGAGYVDPEVIHPALNVLVNLVCPPPSISIKPSVSAQGQQPVSLQTLNGPSENRERHSERNNSDSGVTFTIQNEPRERIMEPNLVDRGHAAVPGCSSSTPAPAISAGVVGDRRISLGSGSGCAGLAAQLEQGYRQAREAVRANNGIKVLLHLLNPRMITPPAALDCIRALACRVLLGLARDEAIAHILTRLQVGKKLSELIRDLSSQASGTEQARWQSELVQVSIELIAIVTNSGRASTLAATDAAAPTLRRIERAAIAAATPITYHSRELLLLIHEHLVASGLKATATLLQKEAKLTLMPSLGAPTPPLHQTNVQEVSSVQLQWPSGRASCGFLSDFIKTVSQEAGRKSDLALSSFKRKQLAFSPNFCHGKGQLSSHASSTLRAFSVTKSAALCGGTETPSVSVFKSTADTEVAFKTPICLPMKRKFLELKEPSSASPAKHLSTADFSFQSPICQTPYFGRRNFVTTDAEGLLPIVNHSPRSALSKTSCSNISIDNSDDIQCQVTPGAPTTPVAQLGLPGNSQYEKTERMTLDSLVVQYLKHQHRQCPAPITTLPPLSLLQPHVCPEPSRSLNAPANITARVSSREFRKKYGGIHAHRRDRQFIYSRYRPCRTCRADAALLTCITFLGESSRIATGSHSGELKIFDSNSGNLLESQTCHQTCVTLVQSALSGGTQLVLSSALYDVKLWEASSISGGPLHSFEGCKAARFSHSGTSFAALSSDTSRREVLLYDVQTYNVELRLPDSSSNHSGMFRGHAQSLIHFSPVDTMMLWNGILWDRRSSNAIHQFDQFTDYGGGGFHPAGNEVIINSEVWDLRKFKLLRTVPSLDQTVITFNGGGDAIYAILRRNLEEITSAINTRRVRHPLFPAFRTIDAANYSDIGTVQVDRCILDFATDPTDTFVGVIAMDDHEEMFSSARLYEVGRKRATDDDSDPDDGGDTDEDDDENESEADMDSIFDADLAGDGDTDSDDMSNEDDEDIDSVDELDDGDLNEDELDFEGGQGLLEIMAEGDEDVEDSEVMESFSSGEEEDFAGHGFAL
- the LOC103979115 gene encoding DDB1- and CUL4-associated factor homolog 1 isoform X4, which encodes MIYLQETANSPFNNVRTSHNIGKLGNLVRDNDEFYELTSSKFLTESRFPPSIRAAAARLLLSCSSSWMYPHVFDDAVLDNIKIWVNEDTPVYDDDSIWKHELGEDKPTDSEMLRTYATGLLALSLPSSSQVVEDMLTSGLSAKLMRYLRTQMFGDSSSGQRDVTSLVEAKHASASSSTKDREETRGRSCQVSGVAHLESSRIGDQRLSGDPTADKGSVKNDGTGQVCGDDTWGDGGDSLKSELTDSSSVLVGPNQMAAEYPDLIGDRWQNKNLLDGKSKYGERDIAGKSGQDDDLDDSKGVDLLKQGLNHGFPRSTAKGNISGGTSENLRAASQSSGLYIGGSGQLFGERNLAKHEDIEKVLDTDNKLSIFYCDGLVIGKDNDERLLDCNIGKKDISEMVKKAIRAAEAEARTANAPEEAIKAAGDAAAELVKTAATEAWKSKNDEEAVVSAASEAASTVVDAAIATEISRNANQLSKDIIELKTLEDKGNEEIEIFVILENETLARLRVKYSIRCLGILGEYVEALGPILHEKGVDVCLAFLQCSFKDDETPDQLALLAEVLNLICALAAHRKFSALFVDRGGIQKLLSVRRVLHTFFGLSSCLFTIGSLQAIMERVCALPSNVVQQIVELALQLLECPQDQARKNAAIFFAAAFVFRAILDSFDVQEGLHKMLNILHGAASVRSGGNSGTVGIPNVPARNDRSSAEVLTASEKQIAYHTCVALRQYFRAHLIVVVDSLRPNKSSRGIARSTSSARASYKPLDISNEAMDSVFIQIQRDRKLGPAFVRARWPLVDKFLASNGHITMLELCQAPPVERYLHDLAQYALGVLHIATFVKDSRKLIINATLSNNRVGMAVILDAANGAGYVDPEVIHPALNVLVNLVCPPPSISIKPSVSAQGQQPVSLQTLNGPSENRERHSERNNSDSGVTFTIQNEPRERIMEPNLVDRGHAAVPGCSSSTPAPAISAGVVGDRRISLGSGSGCAGLAAQLEQGYRQAREAVRANNGIKVLLHLLNPRMITPPAALDCIRALACRVLLGLARDEAIAHILTRLQVGKKLSELIRDLSSQASGTEQARWQSELVQVSIELIAIVTNSGRASTLAATDAAAPTLRRIERAAIAAATPITYHSRELLLLIHEHLVASGLKATATLLQKEAKLTLMPSLGAPTPPLHQTNVQEVSSVQLQWPSGRASCGFLSDFIKTVSQEAGRKSDLALSSFKRKQLAFSPNFCHGKGQLSSHASSTLRAFSVTKSAALCGGTETPSVSVFKSTADTEVAFKTPICLPMKRKFLELKEPSSASPAKHLSTADFSFQSPICQTPYFGRRNFVTTDAEGLLPIVNHSPRSALSKTSCSNISIDNSDDIQCQVTPGAPTTPVAQLGLPGNSQYEKTERMTLDSLVVQYLKHQHRQCPAPITTLPPLSLLQPHVCPEPSRSLNAPANITARVSSREFRKKYGGIHAHRRDRQFIYSRYRPCRTCRADAALLTCITFLGESSRIATGSHSGELKIFDSNSGNLLESQTCHQTCVTLVQSALSGGTQLVLSSALYDVKLWEASSISGGPLHSFEGCKAARFSHSGTSFAALSSDTSRREVLLYDVQTYNVELRLPDSSSNHSGMFRGHAQSLIHFSPVDTMMLWNGILWDRRSSNAIHQFDQFTDYGGGGFHPAGNEVIINSEVWDLRKFKLLRTVPSLDQTVITFNGGGDAIYAILRRNLEEITSAINTRRVRHPLFPAFRTIDAANYSDIGTVQVDRCILDFATDPTDTFVGVIAMDDHEEMFSSARLYEVGRKRATDDDSDPDDGGDTDEDDDENESEADMDSIFDADLAGDGDTDSDDMSNEDDEDIDSVDELDDGDLNEDELDFEGGQGLLEIMAEGDEDVEDSEVMESFSSGEEEDFAGHGFAL